One segment of Shewanella piezotolerans WP3 DNA contains the following:
- a CDS encoding cytochrome-c peroxidase → MPLNHSSSPAISSIFLAVFITACGGDSSSEAEITPTPIAPDTPVAPVNSAPVLTLTTTTVSIDSQGSTSIGVSATDADSDQLTYSLNNPPLISSEIIADQLIITAEEVQTQQVQNLTVSLFDGQITVEQTIEITINPLAQQSVLQLPQTPFNYAVIALPLHYTTNAFPSNFIFQTAAIESDNTPENNPISDHGATLGRVLFYDTKLSFNDTVSCASCHVQAEGFSDSRRLSIGFDGGETRRHSMSLANARFYQTGKFFWDERADTLEQQVLMPIQDEVEMGLTLTQLVDVVAAQPYYNSLFINAFGDDEVSSERISFALSQFIRAMVSIDAKYDQGRLTVNNPLDDFSNFSVDENAGKRLFMQFRDGIPPCTSCHSSEAFVGPLIGEDSNATTSASNNGLDANSDSDQGVFESTGAMGHRGKFKSPSLKNIGVTAPYMHDGRFDTLAEVVEHYSSGIEAHPTLQALLKDADGNPVRYNFSATEQAQLVAFLETLTDETLLTDEKFSDPFVR, encoded by the coding sequence ATGCCGTTAAATCACTCATCAAGCCCTGCCATAAGCAGTATTTTTCTCGCTGTATTTATCACAGCTTGTGGCGGAGACTCCTCTTCGGAGGCTGAAATTACGCCAACTCCTATCGCCCCCGATACACCTGTCGCTCCGGTAAACAGTGCGCCAGTATTAACCCTGACAACAACAACCGTCAGCATCGACAGTCAAGGCTCTACAAGCATAGGAGTATCCGCCACCGACGCGGATTCAGACCAACTGACATATAGCCTCAACAACCCTCCTTTGATTAGCAGCGAAATCATCGCGGACCAATTGATTATCACTGCCGAAGAAGTACAAACCCAGCAAGTTCAAAACTTGACAGTGAGCTTATTTGATGGACAAATAACCGTTGAACAAACCATCGAGATAACCATCAATCCACTAGCGCAGCAAAGCGTACTGCAGTTGCCGCAGACTCCCTTTAATTATGCTGTAATAGCGTTGCCTCTGCATTACACGACTAATGCTTTCCCTAGTAATTTTATATTTCAAACCGCCGCGATCGAATCTGACAATACTCCTGAAAACAACCCAATTAGCGATCATGGGGCCACCTTAGGACGAGTGCTGTTCTACGACACAAAACTCAGCTTTAACGATACTGTTTCTTGCGCCTCATGCCATGTGCAAGCCGAAGGTTTTTCCGACTCTCGTCGCTTGAGTATTGGTTTTGACGGTGGAGAGACGCGTCGCCACTCTATGTCTTTAGCGAATGCTCGGTTTTATCAAACAGGGAAATTCTTCTGGGATGAACGCGCAGATACATTAGAGCAGCAAGTATTGATGCCTATTCAAGATGAGGTTGAGATGGGGTTAACCTTGACTCAGCTAGTCGATGTCGTTGCGGCGCAACCCTATTACAACAGTCTGTTTATCAATGCATTTGGTGACGATGAGGTCAGTAGTGAGCGGATTAGCTTTGCCCTGTCGCAGTTTATTCGCGCTATGGTAAGCATCGATGCCAAATATGATCAAGGTCGCCTAACAGTCAATAACCCATTAGATGATTTTAGTAACTTTAGCGTTGATGAAAATGCCGGTAAAAGGCTGTTCATGCAGTTTAGAGATGGCATACCTCCCTGCACGAGCTGTCATAGCAGTGAAGCTTTTGTCGGCCCATTAATTGGTGAGGATTCTAATGCAACCACCAGTGCGAGTAATAACGGCCTAGATGCCAACTCCGATAGCGACCAAGGGGTGTTTGAATCGACTGGCGCTATGGGCCATAGAGGAAAGTTCAAATCCCCATCACTTAAAAATATTGGGGTCACCGCTCCTTATATGCATGACGGTCGATTCGACACGTTAGCAGAAGTGGTAGAGCACTACAGTAGCGGCATTGAGGCACATCCGACGTTGCAAGCCCTGCTAAAAGATGCTGACGGTAATCCAGTACGGTATAACTTTAGCGCGACGGAACAAGCACAACTAGTGGCTTTTTTAGAAACACTCACCGATGAAACATTGCTCACAGATGAAAAGTTTAGCGACCCTTTTGTTCGCTAA
- a CDS encoding cytochrome c, translating into MTVFWNTWVIGFILIFLAFMALVVIKYWRSEHTADKDKTVETFDGIDENDAPPPRLFYLSYLIAFIISAGFLVLYPGLGNWAGLMGWKQIDDALSSPLTDLDMQIAPLSDLSLGGLAANPQVTKSGELLFQNHCAACHRANAQGQKHFPNLTDNEWLYGGTEKDILHSIEKGRHGAMPGWKGILSEDQILKMSYYIASLQRRNLNAPQVKIDLGKEIFVQYCSSCHGDGTVANIEIGAPVLSDDIWLHGGSIEEIEHTIEFGLNNLMPAFSEQLSRNEILAIGAYITEQRLRYDAKLAALDPQSVARGEYLANAGDCVACHSSESGERFAGGLPFKTPFGTIYSTNITPHFSEGIGDNDYAEFKAALFDGKGKHGYLYPAMPYTSYQYLTEQDTQDLWNYLQSITAVPRQNDSNEMMFPSNIRQGLLGWNLVFMDSEPLSYAAPEHVELNEHELKQWQQGKYWVMGLGHCSECHTPRNLAQALIPEKIFQGNIIDGWNAPNISAQELHEDRWDLESLTDFLHTGHSDKGSAFAGMADVVKNSTSLMTRDDIEAISRYLLVGDVYNTIPDGQKQLSPTGFVAESYSADQFETFAMYADTCGACHGEDGKGRDPIAPTLLNNGIIMHSDPFNTIAVTIRGLAPTYLDEERNFMPMTSFQNVLTDSELAKLISFERLYLGGREEPVTAAQVKAVRQKLEKAGFAGNLHTTPDMYDHKDTDINID; encoded by the coding sequence ATGACTGTTTTCTGGAATACTTGGGTAATAGGGTTCATCCTCATCTTTCTGGCATTTATGGCATTAGTTGTCATTAAATATTGGCGCAGTGAGCACACCGCAGACAAAGATAAGACGGTCGAAACATTCGATGGTATTGATGAAAACGATGCCCCACCTCCGCGACTTTTTTATCTTTCTTATTTAATCGCATTTATCATTTCGGCTGGATTTTTAGTGTTATATCCAGGCCTTGGTAATTGGGCGGGTCTTATGGGGTGGAAGCAAATTGACGATGCTCTGAGCTCCCCTTTGACAGACTTGGATATGCAAATAGCACCGTTAAGCGATCTCAGTCTAGGAGGATTAGCCGCTAATCCCCAAGTAACTAAAAGCGGCGAGTTGTTGTTTCAAAACCATTGCGCAGCATGTCATCGCGCCAATGCTCAAGGGCAAAAGCACTTCCCCAACCTTACTGATAATGAATGGCTTTATGGCGGAACCGAAAAAGATATTCTTCACTCTATTGAAAAGGGACGTCATGGTGCAATGCCTGGTTGGAAAGGTATTTTATCGGAAGATCAAATTCTTAAAATGTCTTACTACATAGCCTCCCTGCAACGTCGAAACTTAAATGCTCCACAAGTGAAAATTGATCTGGGTAAAGAGATATTTGTGCAATATTGTTCAAGCTGTCATGGCGACGGTACGGTTGCCAATATTGAAATAGGTGCGCCAGTATTATCAGATGATATTTGGTTGCATGGCGGCAGTATTGAGGAGATAGAACATACTATTGAATTTGGTCTGAATAACCTGATGCCAGCTTTTTCTGAACAGTTAAGCCGTAATGAAATACTGGCTATTGGCGCTTATATTACCGAGCAAAGGCTTAGGTATGACGCCAAACTTGCTGCGCTAGACCCTCAATCCGTTGCACGAGGTGAATATCTAGCCAATGCGGGTGACTGTGTTGCTTGCCATAGCTCAGAAAGTGGCGAGCGCTTTGCTGGTGGGCTGCCATTTAAAACGCCTTTTGGCACCATCTATTCAACCAATATTACGCCGCACTTCAGTGAAGGTATTGGTGATAATGACTATGCGGAGTTTAAAGCTGCGTTATTTGATGGAAAAGGCAAGCATGGTTATCTGTATCCTGCAATGCCTTACACCTCTTATCAGTATTTAACCGAGCAAGACACTCAAGATTTATGGAATTACTTACAGTCGATTACGGCGGTGCCAAGGCAGAATGATTCTAATGAGATGATGTTTCCGTCCAATATTCGCCAAGGGCTATTAGGTTGGAATCTGGTGTTCATGGATAGCGAACCTCTGTCTTATGCAGCCCCTGAACATGTGGAGCTGAATGAGCATGAACTCAAGCAGTGGCAGCAGGGTAAGTATTGGGTGATGGGGTTGGGTCATTGCTCTGAATGCCATACTCCTCGAAATTTGGCGCAGGCTCTAATCCCTGAAAAAATATTCCAAGGAAATATTATTGATGGCTGGAATGCCCCTAATATTTCTGCCCAAGAGCTGCATGAAGACCGATGGGATTTAGAGTCCCTAACTGACTTTTTGCACACTGGGCACTCAGATAAAGGTTCGGCGTTTGCTGGTATGGCAGATGTGGTGAAAAATAGTACCAGCTTGATGACCCGAGATGATATTGAAGCGATATCACGCTATTTATTGGTTGGAGATGTTTATAACACCATTCCTGATGGCCAAAAGCAATTATCGCCTACGGGGTTTGTGGCCGAGTCATATTCAGCTGATCAATTTGAAACTTTTGCAATGTACGCTGATACCTGTGGGGCTTGTCACGGAGAAGATGGAAAAGGTCGTGATCCGATTGCGCCGACTCTGCTTAATAATGGGATCATTATGCACAGCGATCCGTTTAATACTATCGCCGTGACGATCCGTGGTTTAGCACCGACCTATCTGGATGAAGAGCGAAACTTTATGCCGATGACCAGTTTTCAGAATGTGCTTACCGATAGTGAGTTAGCAAAGCTTATCAGCTTTGAACGCTTATATTTGGGTGGCCGTGAGGAGCCTGTGACTGCCGCGCAAGTCAAGGCGGTGCGCCAGAAGTTGGAAAAAGCTGGATTTGCAGGCAATCTGCACACCACTCCTGATATGTATGATCATAAAGATACTGATATCAATATTGATTAG
- a CDS encoding cbb3-type cytochrome c oxidase subunit II, which translates to MLTKDFTHSVVILIISTIVVASFSILVLIVPNLVRTDEIRATSLAKPLTALEVAGRDIYISEGCHVCHTQMVRGIEPEIKRDGRANKEGDDIYEFPNLWGSKRTGPDLTNLGRKYSAQWQRLHLIDPRQVVPTSLMPAYPWLFKQVLSGDDIENKMRVLKGLGVPYTENEIERSRLAVKGVTKGEALVHYLQSLGNDTASDQER; encoded by the coding sequence ATGCTAACTAAAGACTTTACGCATTCGGTGGTGATCTTAATTATCTCTACTATCGTGGTTGCGAGTTTTTCGATATTGGTACTTATCGTTCCTAACCTTGTTCGTACCGATGAAATAAGAGCGACATCACTCGCTAAACCGCTAACCGCACTAGAGGTGGCAGGTAGAGATATTTACATTAGTGAGGGGTGTCATGTTTGTCATACCCAAATGGTGCGAGGAATTGAGCCTGAAATAAAACGTGATGGTCGAGCGAACAAAGAGGGGGATGACATTTATGAGTTTCCTAACCTTTGGGGGTCGAAAAGAACGGGGCCTGATTTGACTAATTTGGGACGGAAGTATTCAGCGCAGTGGCAACGATTGCACCTTATTGATCCAAGGCAGGTCGTACCAACTTCTTTAATGCCGGCATATCCATGGTTATTTAAACAGGTGCTATCAGGCGATGATATTGAAAATAAGATGCGGGTCCTTAAAGGGTTGGGCGTCCCCTACACTGAAAATGAAATAGAGCGATCGCGACTTGCTGTTAAAGGGGTGACGAAAGGGGAGGCTTTGGTTCACTATTTACAAAGCTTAGGAAATGATACCGCCAGCGATCAGGAGCGTTGA